Proteins from a single region of Croceicoccus marinus:
- a CDS encoding TIGR03619 family F420-dependent LLM class oxidoreductase, with protein sequence MKLSIGIPKSMKVAAMVQPWEEPLTGADVGELMAVADRLGFYKCMLGEHFIIPKEHIELSGDWYFHTAVALGFYGGQTKNLRLASSISILPLQSPIVQAKAWSTLDWLTGGRAEPIFGVGWLKEEFDMLGVPFEKRGAMADEYIAAMIELWTQDDPEFEGEFVSFKNCGFAPKPLQKPHVPIWFGGDAPAVQRRVAKFGNGWSPFRTPPESFPDCIDYIKSQPEYDGRPLEMFFALEMLNVGAHHEILDDARAPGTEDKQKIIDQIGWLKELGITETIVPLPPGLSGKQAWIDRQHWVAEEIMPAI encoded by the coding sequence ATGAAACTGAGTATCGGTATCCCCAAAAGCATGAAGGTTGCCGCCATGGTCCAGCCATGGGAGGAACCGCTGACCGGAGCCGATGTCGGGGAACTGATGGCAGTCGCGGACCGGCTCGGCTTCTACAAATGCATGCTGGGTGAACATTTCATCATTCCCAAGGAACACATCGAACTGTCGGGCGACTGGTATTTCCACACCGCCGTGGCGCTGGGTTTTTATGGCGGGCAGACGAAGAACCTGCGCCTTGCATCCTCGATCTCCATCCTGCCGCTGCAAAGCCCCATCGTGCAGGCCAAGGCATGGTCGACGCTCGACTGGCTAACGGGTGGTCGGGCAGAGCCGATCTTCGGCGTCGGCTGGCTGAAAGAAGAATTCGACATGCTGGGCGTGCCGTTCGAAAAACGCGGCGCGATGGCGGATGAATATATTGCGGCGATGATCGAACTCTGGACGCAGGACGATCCGGAATTCGAGGGCGAATTCGTCAGCTTCAAAAATTGCGGTTTCGCACCCAAGCCGCTTCAAAAACCGCACGTGCCAATCTGGTTCGGCGGCGATGCGCCTGCGGTTCAGCGGCGGGTGGCGAAGTTCGGCAATGGCTGGTCGCCGTTCCGTACACCGCCCGAAAGCTTTCCCGACTGCATCGACTACATCAAGTCACAACCGGAATATGACGGTCGGCCGCTGGAGATGTTTTTCGCCCTCGAAATGCTGAACGTCGGTGCGCATCATGAAATTCTGGATGATGCCCGTGCGCCGGGGACCGAGGACAAGCAGAAGATCATCGACCAGATCGGATGGCTGAAGGAACTGGGTATTACCGAAACCATCGTACCCTTGCCGCCGGGCCTGTCCGGCAAGCAGGCATGGATCGACCGCCAGCACTGGGTTGCCGAGGAGATCATGCCGGCAATCTGA
- a CDS encoding limonene-1,2-epoxide hydrolase family protein — translation MNAETVVRQFLALFHTSKLDVGAVRAMLADDAQYKPVVPIAPVRQGADAICEELERQYELYDECACDIRKVAASGSTVFTERVDTCRQLKDGRETTTHVVGVFDLDDAGKIVWWREYWDGLDCAGQLGIDDKAMRSIMCA, via the coding sequence ATGAACGCCGAGACCGTCGTCAGGCAATTCCTCGCCCTGTTCCACACCAGCAAGCTGGACGTGGGGGCAGTGCGCGCGATGCTGGCTGACGATGCCCAGTATAAGCCGGTCGTGCCGATCGCTCCGGTAAGGCAGGGCGCGGACGCCATCTGCGAGGAGCTGGAGCGACAATACGAACTTTATGACGAATGCGCCTGCGATATTCGCAAGGTCGCGGCTTCGGGATCGACCGTTTTCACGGAACGGGTCGATACATGCCGGCAGTTGAAGGACGGGCGGGAAACCACCACCCATGTCGTCGGCGTGTTCGATCTGGATGATGCCGGCAAAATTGTCTGGTGGCGGGAATATTGGGACGGTCTCGATTGTGCGGGTCAGTTGGGGATCGACGACAAGGCCATGCGATCGATCATGTGTGCGTGA
- a CDS encoding nuclear transport factor 2 family protein, with the protein MAQNEQNKDIVRRFLGAVEAGELEVIEQLQAPDCTWWMIGSGEISRKAYTDAVKGMLLTASHRKVRIVGMVAEGDTVAAEVRSEMHFGDRVYANEYHDLFVIRDGLIVHGREYFDTGKVAAFFGAQEGLA; encoded by the coding sequence ATGGCCCAGAACGAACAGAACAAGGATATCGTGCGACGCTTCCTCGGCGCGGTCGAAGCGGGCGAGCTTGAGGTGATCGAGCAATTGCAGGCGCCAGATTGCACATGGTGGATGATCGGATCGGGCGAAATATCCCGGAAAGCCTATACCGACGCAGTAAAGGGCATGCTGCTGACCGCTTCGCACCGCAAGGTTCGCATCGTGGGCATGGTCGCGGAAGGCGACACGGTCGCAGCAGAGGTGCGCTCGGAAATGCATTTCGGCGACCGGGTCTATGCCAATGAATATCACGATCTGTTCGTGATCAGGGACGGGTTGATCGTCCACGGACGCGAATATTTCGATACCGGCAAGGTCGCTGCCTTTTTCGGCGCGCAGGAAGGTTTGGCATGA
- a CDS encoding SDR family NAD(P)-dependent oxidoreductase translates to MGLVEGKIAIVTGGGANIGEACARMLAANGASVAVADINEEGARRVASGIAEAGGKAIALKVDLGDEASVAAMVAATIDEFGRIDILHNNAANTGAQQMMRDASLAEMDPEVWDAAFDINVRGTMFVTKHVVPHMIAAGGGSIINTSSGVSLLGDVLNPAYSASKAAVNALTRNTATQFGRANIRCNAVLPGLVLSPVARAQMTDHQLAMIQRHVLLPRESVADDIAGAVLWLASDLAGFVTAQIISADGGIAHHQPHYADMLDMFAAMPG, encoded by the coding sequence ATGGGTCTGGTCGAGGGCAAGATCGCCATAGTTACCGGCGGCGGTGCGAATATCGGGGAAGCCTGCGCCCGCATGCTGGCTGCGAACGGCGCGTCGGTCGCGGTTGCCGATATCAACGAGGAAGGCGCGCGGCGGGTGGCCTCTGGCATTGCAGAAGCCGGAGGCAAGGCCATCGCCTTGAAGGTCGATCTGGGCGATGAAGCCAGCGTCGCTGCTATGGTGGCGGCGACGATCGACGAATTCGGCAGGATCGATATCCTGCATAATAATGCCGCCAACACCGGCGCCCAGCAGATGATGCGCGACGCTTCTCTGGCCGAAATGGATCCGGAAGTGTGGGATGCCGCTTTCGACATCAATGTGCGCGGGACGATGTTCGTGACCAAGCATGTCGTACCGCACATGATCGCCGCGGGCGGCGGTTCGATCATCAACACCAGCTCGGGCGTTTCGCTGCTCGGCGATGTGCTCAATCCCGCCTATAGCGCGTCCAAGGCCGCGGTAAATGCGCTGACCCGCAATACGGCCACGCAGTTCGGGCGGGCCAATATCCGTTGCAACGCGGTGCTTCCCGGCCTTGTGCTCAGCCCCGTGGCGCGCGCGCAAATGACCGACCACCAGCTCGCCATGATCCAGCGCCACGTGCTTTTGCCCCGCGAAAGCGTTGCGGATGATATCGCGGGCGCCGTGCTGTGGCTGGCGTCGGATCTTGCGGGCTTTGTCACCGCCCAGATCATCTCGGCCGATGGCGGCATCGCCCACCACCAGCCCCATTACGCCGACATGCTGGACATGTTCGCAGCCATGCCGGGGTAA
- a CDS encoding oxidoreductase family protein, giving the protein MDPHAPAQYKSTVVDTNCVPRPYPARTDKLPTRLEDVDAEWLGRMMSYKYPGVAAHSVETVQLLNSHTTKWRVKVDWNDAGKAAGLPEHVCMKANWSGSFDNVDIHAVEARFYHFLIDEMKVPTAKCYYADWDDDGSAHGFVVLEDLVQRGGKFGHSTDANGVDMIMDNLEGLATLHGSLWGSDKISTANAPWLQTQMDTPVDSDQVRIMWQWIEANLADPAFRAVAPQHYLDDPRKLERAFDRLGELERAYDAPHCIVLGDCHQGNTYILPDGDRLWLDWQLVRRGRPWRDLTYFVIGALSIEERRKHHKDMVKQYREYLIATGAQGVPDFDEAWEQTRLFVMYGLQAWAANLDEWGQNGLPMNERFFTAAEDYGTWQLLGE; this is encoded by the coding sequence ATGGATCCGCACGCCCCCGCCCAATATAAGAGTACAGTCGTCGACACGAATTGCGTGCCGCGTCCCTATCCCGCCCGCACGGACAAGCTGCCGACAAGGCTGGAGGATGTCGACGCCGAGTGGCTGGGCAGGATGATGAGCTATAAATATCCGGGCGTTGCGGCGCACAGCGTGGAAACCGTCCAACTGCTCAACAGCCACACGACGAAATGGCGCGTTAAAGTCGACTGGAACGATGCGGGCAAGGCCGCAGGACTGCCCGAGCATGTCTGCATGAAGGCGAACTGGTCGGGATCGTTCGACAATGTCGATATCCACGCCGTCGAAGCGCGCTTCTACCACTTCCTGATCGACGAAATGAAAGTGCCGACGGCAAAATGCTATTACGCCGACTGGGACGATGACGGCAGTGCGCATGGCTTCGTGGTGCTGGAAGATCTAGTGCAGCGCGGCGGCAAGTTCGGGCACAGTACCGATGCCAATGGCGTCGACATGATCATGGACAATCTCGAAGGCCTTGCCACGCTGCATGGCAGCCTTTGGGGAAGCGACAAGATCAGCACCGCCAATGCCCCATGGCTCCAGACCCAAATGGACACACCCGTCGACAGCGATCAGGTGCGGATCATGTGGCAATGGATCGAAGCCAATCTGGCGGACCCTGCTTTCCGCGCCGTCGCGCCGCAGCATTACCTTGACGATCCGCGCAAGCTGGAACGCGCATTTGACCGTTTGGGTGAGCTTGAGCGGGCCTATGATGCGCCGCATTGTATCGTGCTGGGCGACTGCCATCAGGGCAATACCTATATCCTGCCCGACGGCGACCGGCTCTGGCTGGACTGGCAGCTGGTCCGGCGCGGCCGCCCATGGCGCGACCTGACCTATTTCGTGATCGGCGCGCTCAGCATCGAAGAGCGCCGCAAGCATCACAAGGACATGGTGAAGCAATATCGCGAATATCTGATCGCGACCGGCGCGCAGGGGGTTCCCGACTTTGACGAGGCATGGGAGCAGACGCGGCTTTTCGTGATGTACGGATTGCAAGCCTGGGCCGCCAATCTCGATGAGTGGGGGCAGAACGGCCTTCCCATGAACGAACGCTTCTTCACGGCTGCCGAGGATTACGGCACGTGGCAGCTATTAGGAGAATAA
- a CDS encoding LLM class flavin-dependent oxidoreductase: MTTLTNATGGERKWWGVMPVLPAPVMGGMAKQMEQVGFEGVFSLQIYGAPFVPMAAVAAMTDTLKVSTGIAVAGTRSPVETAYCAIECDTISQGRFVLGLGTSLHSALEGIYGEPHRKLLTHLREVVKIVRYVNANSHKDMEPLHGEYYDLEWTEKMMTAPPVRENIPIWIAALKDKLTSMSLEIADGLMVHALWTVDYTVQKNDFIHSELARFGRKRTDVEINAWPWVAINDDKQQAIDDSRATVAGYAGYKEYEDFFDSIGFGDLARDCQLAAGEHGDVSGVIEKVSDEMVQAFVKCGPVDEVLEELEPFWGVVDSLCPMTPYRNLTMEQLTKYNEGLFAMVAEAKRREK; encoded by the coding sequence ATGACCACACTGACCAATGCGACGGGGGGTGAGCGCAAGTGGTGGGGCGTGATGCCCGTTTTGCCCGCTCCGGTGATGGGCGGCATGGCAAAACAGATGGAGCAGGTGGGATTCGAGGGGGTCTTTTCGCTTCAGATCTATGGCGCACCCTTTGTGCCGATGGCCGCCGTCGCGGCGATGACCGATACGCTGAAGGTGTCGACCGGCATTGCGGTTGCGGGAACCCGCAGTCCGGTCGAAACCGCCTATTGCGCGATCGAATGCGACACGATCAGCCAGGGCCGTTTCGTCCTTGGCCTGGGCACCTCGCTGCACAGCGCGCTTGAGGGGATCTATGGCGAGCCGCATCGCAAGCTGCTGACCCATCTGCGTGAAGTGGTGAAGATCGTGCGTTACGTGAACGCCAACAGCCACAAGGACATGGAACCGCTCCACGGCGAATATTACGATCTGGAATGGACGGAAAAGATGATGACCGCGCCCCCGGTGCGCGAGAATATTCCGATCTGGATCGCCGCGCTCAAGGACAAGCTGACCAGCATGTCGCTGGAGATTGCCGACGGGCTGATGGTCCATGCGCTTTGGACGGTCGACTATACGGTTCAGAAGAACGATTTCATCCATTCGGAGCTGGCCCGCTTTGGCCGCAAACGCACGGATGTCGAAATCAATGCATGGCCATGGGTCGCCATCAATGACGACAAGCAGCAGGCGATCGACGACAGCCGTGCCACCGTGGCGGGCTATGCCGGTTACAAGGAATACGAAGACTTTTTCGATTCCATCGGTTTTGGCGATCTCGCACGCGATTGCCAGCTGGCCGCAGGCGAACATGGCGATGTTTCGGGCGTGATCGAGAAGGTCAGCGACGAAATGGTGCAGGCCTTCGTGAAATGCGGGCCGGTCGACGAAGTGCTCGAAGAACTCGAACCCTTCTGGGGCGTGGTGGATTCGCTCTGTCCGATGACGCCCTATCGCAATCTCACCATGGAACAGCTGACAAAGTATAATGAGGGGCTGTTCGCAATGGTGGCAGAGGCGAAACGCCGCGAAAAGTAG
- the cofC gene encoding 2-phospho-L-lactate guanylyltransferase, whose translation MAWTALVPIRTGPAGKSRLKGVLDADARGRLALDMARHVIDVLAQCPGIDRIVVLSNEAFDHPAAVWAKDGGQGLNAEISAFRNGFGASPLLVIHADLPLLARDDVDALLDAATRHGAALATDRLGQGTNALALADGRSFSFQFGQGSRILHCGADVAMPVLQRTGLSADLDTPADLEFLQERGLRV comes from the coding sequence ATGGCATGGACGGCGCTGGTCCCGATCCGCACCGGCCCTGCGGGAAAGTCGCGATTGAAAGGCGTGCTGGATGCAGACGCACGCGGGCGCCTGGCATTGGACATGGCTCGGCACGTGATCGACGTTCTGGCGCAATGTCCGGGAATCGACCGGATCGTCGTGCTTTCGAACGAAGCCTTCGACCATCCTGCGGCCGTGTGGGCCAAGGACGGCGGGCAGGGGCTGAATGCCGAGATTTCGGCGTTTCGGAACGGTTTCGGTGCGTCGCCGCTACTTGTGATCCACGCAGACCTGCCCTTGTTGGCTCGGGACGATGTCGATGCGCTGCTTGATGCTGCGACCCGCCATGGCGCTGCCTTGGCCACGGATCGCCTGGGGCAGGGCACCAATGCATTGGCACTGGCTGACGGTCGATCGTTCTCGTTCCAATTCGGGCAGGGCAGTCGCATTCTTCACTGCGGCGCGGATGTTGCCATGCCGGTACTTCAGCGGACGGGTCTGTCAGCCGATCTCGATACGCCTGCCGACTTGGAGTTCCTGCAGGAACGGGGATTGCGTGTCTAA
- the npdG gene encoding NADPH-dependent F420 reductase: MSQTIAVVGGTGNLGSAIAWRLAKAGHQVIIGSRSAEAAIARAEELGHGLTGMANADAAQAGDIVLVTVPFSAQAATLADIKPHVAGKIVVDTTVPLVPPKVMRVQLPEEGSAAICASNLLGDDVRLVAAFHNVAAHRLAEDGFVDCDILVFGDDKAARAEVVALAEAIGQRGIHAGPLVNAAAAEAMTSLLIFINKNYKVDGAGIRITGELNAPD; this comes from the coding sequence ATGAGCCAGACGATCGCAGTAGTCGGCGGTACGGGCAATCTCGGCAGCGCCATTGCATGGCGGCTTGCCAAGGCAGGGCATCAGGTGATCATCGGATCGCGCTCTGCCGAAGCGGCCATTGCCCGGGCAGAGGAACTCGGCCATGGGCTGACCGGCATGGCCAATGCCGATGCGGCGCAGGCGGGCGACATCGTGTTGGTCACCGTGCCGTTTTCCGCCCAAGCGGCGACGCTGGCCGATATCAAGCCGCATGTCGCCGGCAAGATCGTCGTCGATACCACTGTCCCGCTCGTTCCGCCCAAGGTGATGCGCGTCCAGTTGCCTGAAGAAGGATCGGCAGCGATATGCGCCAGCAATCTGCTGGGCGACGATGTCCGGTTGGTCGCGGCGTTCCACAATGTCGCGGCGCATCGCCTGGCAGAGGATGGCTTTGTCGATTGCGACATTCTGGTGTTCGGCGACGACAAGGCGGCACGTGCCGAAGTTGTCGCGCTGGCAGAAGCCATTGGGCAACGCGGCATCCATGCCGGCCCGCTGGTCAACGCGGCGGCGGCCGAGGCGATGACCTCGCTGCTGATTTTCATCAACAAGAACTACAAGGTCGATGGCGCCGGAATTCGCATCACGGGCGAATTGAACGCCCCCGATTGA
- the cofD gene encoding 2-phospho-L-lactate transferase, with translation MSARVTVLTGGVGGAKLVEGLQQIVPGTHLTAIVNTGDDFEHFGLPISPDIDTLLYTLAGLSNVSLGWGREGETWSFMAAVKSLGGEDWFNLGDGDLALHVLRRMAKDAGQPLSEIVRGFARQWGLGLTILPMSDDPVATWVRTDEGLLPFQRYFVARRCEPRVNAIRLEGADAALPAPGVVAAIEAADMILIAPSNPWLSIDPILAVPGLRQALERRNAPLVAVSPLVGGKAVKGPTAKLMGELGLSVTNQTIAEHYGELLDAMLVHEGDPQPSGLSFAEADTLMNTARDRHRVAIAAMDLAERLTR, from the coding sequence ATGAGCGCACGTGTCACTGTCCTGACCGGAGGCGTGGGCGGCGCCAAGCTGGTCGAGGGCTTGCAGCAGATCGTGCCCGGCACTCACCTGACGGCGATCGTGAACACTGGCGATGATTTCGAGCATTTCGGCCTGCCGATCTCGCCCGACATTGATACCTTGCTCTACACGCTGGCGGGGCTGTCGAATGTCAGCCTGGGCTGGGGCCGCGAAGGCGAGACATGGTCGTTCATGGCCGCGGTAAAGAGCCTTGGCGGCGAGGACTGGTTCAACCTCGGCGATGGCGACCTCGCGCTGCATGTCTTGCGCCGCATGGCCAAGGACGCGGGCCAGCCTTTGTCTGAAATCGTGCGGGGTTTTGCCCGCCAATGGGGTCTTGGCCTGACGATCCTGCCGATGAGCGACGATCCCGTCGCGACATGGGTGAGAACGGACGAAGGATTGCTGCCTTTCCAGCGCTATTTCGTGGCGCGGCGGTGCGAACCGCGCGTCAATGCGATCCGCTTAGAAGGTGCTGATGCTGCCTTGCCGGCACCGGGCGTGGTGGCGGCCATCGAAGCGGCCGATATGATCCTGATTGCGCCATCCAATCCTTGGCTCAGCATCGATCCCATATTGGCGGTTCCCGGCCTGCGGCAGGCGCTGGAACGCAGGAATGCGCCGCTTGTGGCCGTGTCGCCGCTGGTGGGCGGAAAAGCGGTCAAGGGGCCGACGGCCAAGCTGATGGGCGAACTTGGCCTTTCGGTGACGAACCAGACGATTGCCGAACATTACGGCGAACTGCTGGACGCGATGCTGGTGCACGAGGGCGATCCACAGCCTTCCGGGCTTTCTTTTGCTGAAGCCGACACGCTTATGAACACGGCGCGGGATCGGCACCGCGTTGCGATCGCCGCCATGGATCTCGCCGAACGACTGACGCGCTGA
- the cofE gene encoding coenzyme F420-0:L-glutamate ligase — protein MFSVFPVGDLPEFHGGDDLPSILADRLAQGDPGLAPGDILVVTQKIVSKSEGRMVALSSVNISDGARDLARQTHKDPALVEMVLRESSDVVRAVPNVLITRHRLGHVMANAGIDASNLGTCGEEKVLLLPEDPDASAARIADACHARTGIRPGVIISDSFGRPWRIGTTNVAIGVAGPPAVIDERGKPDRDGRIMQVTQIAFADAAAGAAGLAMGEGPEGLPACVLRGLPWQHGDQTSRNLLRPAGEDLFR, from the coding sequence ATGTTCAGCGTATTTCCCGTCGGCGACTTGCCGGAATTCCATGGTGGCGATGACCTGCCTTCCATACTGGCCGACCGCCTTGCCCAGGGCGACCCCGGCCTTGCGCCCGGCGATATTCTTGTCGTCACGCAAAAGATCGTTTCGAAATCGGAAGGCCGGATGGTCGCGCTTTCGTCGGTCAATATTAGCGACGGCGCGCGCGATCTTGCCCGCCAAACCCATAAGGACCCCGCGCTGGTCGAGATGGTACTGCGCGAATCCAGCGACGTGGTGAGAGCGGTGCCCAACGTACTGATAACGCGGCACCGGCTTGGCCATGTGATGGCGAATGCCGGCATCGATGCTTCCAATCTGGGTACATGTGGCGAGGAAAAGGTGCTTTTACTGCCCGAAGATCCCGATGCCAGCGCGGCCCGCATAGCCGATGCATGCCACGCCCGAACGGGCATCAGGCCTGGTGTCATCATCTCCGACAGCTTTGGCCGTCCATGGCGGATCGGGACGACCAATGTGGCGATCGGCGTGGCTGGTCCCCCCGCCGTGATCGATGAGCGAGGCAAACCCGACAGGGACGGGCGGATCATGCAGGTGACGCAAATCGCCTTCGCCGATGCCGCAGCCGGGGCGGCTGGGCTTGCGATGGGCGAGGGCCCCGAGGGCTTGCCGGCCTGCGTGCTGCGCGGCCTGCCATGGCAGCACGGCGACCAGACCAGCCGGAACCTGCTGCGTCCGGCGGGGGAGGATTTGTTCCGATGA
- a CDS encoding FAD-dependent oxidoreductase → MQYDVVVMGSGGAGLTAALVAAKAGCKVVVLEKAPHFGGTTAISGGGVWIPESPQAVAAGVDDSKKKALDYSLAVVGNRAERELIEAYIETGPEMVKWLEANSSVHFLLSPPSSDWYPEVEGAMHEGRLLAPAEYDGRKLGSDFDNLSKPREEFNAPGGMMIDLFDLPYIAKLPQPGALWYMAKIAIRFAFDKKKLGRGSRLTMGNALMGRLYRSVLDAGVDLYSSAPVERLLADGGRVTGVVATIDGKQTEISAAKGVVLAAGGFSANEQMRKVYLAYAEQHVSILPYHNTGDGINAATASGAVLGTDNHANAVWAVVSKRTRDDGYVERYAHLIDMSKPGCIAVGKDGKRFGNEAGVHFVEDMHATGNVPAWIISNAKNVKKYGMGLSLPGGSKIKELVASGYMKKANTLTELAAQIGVDPKALEATAARVDADAKTGRDSEFGKGDTLIDQEIGDPAHKPNPCFGPVGAGPYYAVQIFPGDGSTTVGVKIDAQCRVKDESGQPIPGLWAAGLDANSIWQGKSPAHGCNVGPALVTGFIAGRSITASKQQS, encoded by the coding sequence ATGCAGTATGACGTCGTGGTGATGGGTTCCGGCGGTGCCGGGCTGACAGCAGCGCTGGTCGCCGCAAAAGCGGGTTGCAAGGTGGTCGTGCTGGAAAAGGCGCCGCATTTCGGCGGGACAACGGCCATTTCCGGTGGCGGGGTCTGGATACCCGAAAGCCCGCAAGCCGTTGCGGCGGGCGTGGACGACAGCAAGAAGAAGGCGCTGGACTACTCGCTTGCCGTCGTCGGCAACCGGGCAGAGCGCGAGCTGATCGAAGCCTATATCGAAACCGGCCCCGAAATGGTGAAATGGCTGGAGGCCAATAGTTCGGTCCATTTCCTTCTCTCGCCCCCGTCCAGCGACTGGTACCCCGAGGTAGAGGGCGCGATGCACGAAGGGCGGTTGCTGGCTCCGGCTGAATATGACGGCAGAAAGCTCGGTTCCGATTTCGACAATCTTTCCAAGCCGCGCGAGGAATTCAACGCGCCTGGCGGTATGATGATCGATCTGTTCGATCTGCCCTATATCGCCAAGCTGCCGCAGCCAGGTGCGTTGTGGTACATGGCCAAGATCGCCATCCGTTTCGCTTTCGACAAGAAGAAGCTGGGCCGCGGCTCACGCCTGACGATGGGCAACGCCCTGATGGGCAGGCTTTACCGTTCGGTGCTGGACGCGGGGGTCGACCTCTACAGCAGTGCGCCGGTCGAAAGACTGCTTGCCGATGGGGGCAGGGTCACGGGTGTCGTCGCGACCATAGACGGCAAGCAGACGGAAATTTCGGCCGCAAAGGGCGTCGTTCTGGCGGCCGGCGGATTTTCCGCCAACGAACAGATGCGCAAGGTCTATCTGGCCTATGCCGAGCAGCATGTTTCCATCCTTCCATATCACAATACCGGAGACGGCATAAATGCCGCCACGGCATCGGGCGCCGTGCTGGGAACGGACAACCACGCCAATGCGGTCTGGGCCGTGGTGTCAAAGCGGACGCGCGATGATGGCTATGTCGAACGCTATGCGCATCTGATCGACATGTCGAAGCCCGGCTGCATCGCCGTCGGCAAGGACGGCAAACGCTTTGGCAATGAGGCCGGGGTCCATTTCGTCGAGGACATGCACGCCACCGGCAATGTGCCTGCATGGATCATTTCGAACGCGAAGAACGTCAAGAAATACGGCATGGGGCTGTCGCTTCCGGGGGGCAGCAAGATCAAGGAGCTGGTCGCTTCCGGCTATATGAAAAAGGCCAATACGCTGACCGAACTGGCGGCGCAAATCGGGGTCGATCCCAAGGCGCTGGAAGCAACCGCTGCGCGGGTCGATGCCGATGCGAAAACCGGGCGCGACAGTGAATTCGGCAAGGGCGATACGCTGATCGATCAAGAAATTGGCGATCCCGCGCACAAGCCCAATCCCTGCTTCGGGCCGGTTGGCGCGGGGCCCTATTACGCGGTCCAGATATTCCCCGGCGACGGATCGACGACCGTGGGCGTAAAAATCGACGCGCAATGCCGCGTCAAGGATGAGAGCGGTCAGCCGATTCCGGGCCTTTGGGCTGCCGGGCTGGATGCCAATTCGATCTGGCAGGGCAAGTCTCCGGCGCATGGATGCAATGTCGGTCCGGCACTGGTGACCGGCTTTATCGCGGGCAGGAGTATCACGGCATCAAAACAGCAGTCGTAA
- a CDS encoding SDR family NAD(P)-dependent oxidoreductase, producing MQCRSGTGDRLYRGQEYHGIKTAVVTGASSGIGLVVARELARDGWRVIAQGRDHARSEAALAEIRSAAPEAQVDMIRADLSVMDKVDAFASQVAASTDRIGLLVNNAGATPSRRMETADGFEQTFAANHLAVFLLTHRLLPLLKAAAPGSQVITTASVAHKFIKDMKWDDLKQAQSFSASDAYAQSKLANILFTREMAKRVKHDGIRVNCVHPGVVQTNFDSHGNLAVKLMYFLGKPLSLTPEQGADTILLLAKGGAPNATGQYLAKRKPAALSAAAQSEQGAARLWDISKELTAKAGQTVG from the coding sequence ATGCAATGTCGGTCCGGCACTGGTGACCGGCTTTATCGCGGGCAGGAGTATCACGGCATCAAAACAGCAGTCGTAACCGGAGCAAGCTCGGGCATCGGCCTTGTCGTCGCGCGGGAACTGGCGCGCGATGGCTGGCGGGTGATCGCGCAGGGCCGGGATCACGCGCGCAGCGAAGCCGCGCTTGCGGAAATCCGGTCCGCCGCGCCCGAGGCGCAGGTCGACATGATAAGGGCCGATTTGTCGGTCATGGACAAGGTGGACGCGTTCGCATCGCAGGTAGCGGCATCGACCGACCGGATCGGATTACTGGTGAACAATGCAGGCGCCACGCCATCGAGGCGGATGGAAACCGCCGACGGGTTTGAACAGACCTTTGCCGCCAATCACCTTGCCGTTTTCCTGCTGACCCACCGCCTGCTGCCCTTGCTGAAGGCGGCGGCGCCCGGATCACAAGTGATCACGACCGCATCGGTCGCGCACAAATTCATCAAGGACATGAAGTGGGATGATCTGAAGCAGGCGCAGTCATTCAGCGCCAGCGATGCGTATGCCCAGTCCAAGCTGGCCAACATCTTGTTTACGCGGGAAATGGCGAAACGGGTCAAGCACGACGGAATCCGCGTGAATTGCGTGCATCCCGGCGTCGTGCAAACCAATTTCGACAGTCACGGCAATCTTGCCGTCAAGCTGATGTATTTCCTTGGCAAACCGCTCTCGCTGACGCCCGAGCAGGGCGCGGATACGATACTCTTGCTGGCGAAGGGCGGGGCGCCAAATGCGACCGGCCAGTATCTCGCCAAGCGCAAGCCCGCAGCATTGTCTGCCGCTGCGCAGAGCGAGCAAGGCGCCGCACGCTTGTGGGACATCAGCAAAGAACTGACCGCCAAAGCCGGCCAGACTGTCGGCTAA